In a genomic window of Enterobacter asburiae:
- a CDS encoding HAMP domain-containing protein: protein MFRSIRARIIAATTGCLVVALLLNTVINFQVTRQDNQQSQRDILTSTSASHNMAIADWVKSKMTVIASAQSIALADDPVPVFKQLAQAGGFTNVYVGYASKTAKFSDPAGVPADYDPTIRPWYQQVVSTDGPVVTAPYVDAGTGKLVVTFAVPVKENGTLKAVVAGDVAMDSVVANVRGIHPTPASSGLLLNTDGTVIAANEPALTLKPFAETIKGIDLAALKSGNPVDGTLNDEEKTFIASAVPGTNWLLVVALDSSDATSGMRSLLKASAISLVILAFLSGAIVHVLIARLLKRLSDIRDAMHSIANGTNDLSQRLPDSGDDEVAQIAQAFNAFSDKLSVVMAQLRDASASVKNAAQEIAAGNQDLSGRTEQAASSLRETASAVEEITASVTQSNESAAEANDQASRASAAAARGGEVVSQAISTMQSIEVASAKIGDITSVIDGIAFQTNILALNASVEAARAGEQGRGFAVVAGEVRNLASRSAQAAKEIKSLIDSTTDSVATGSRYVHLAGESMDEIRSSIGSVSGIMREISIATSEQMKGIHEINHAVTHLDRMVQQNAELVVQSAAAASALQSQAGDLAETAGHFRI from the coding sequence ATGTTCAGATCCATTCGCGCACGCATTATCGCCGCGACGACAGGCTGCCTTGTCGTCGCCCTTCTTCTCAATACCGTTATTAACTTCCAGGTGACGCGCCAGGATAACCAGCAGTCCCAGCGCGATATTCTGACCAGCACCAGCGCCAGCCACAACATGGCGATTGCCGACTGGGTCAAAAGCAAAATGACGGTGATTGCCTCCGCGCAGAGCATCGCACTGGCTGACGATCCCGTTCCGGTATTTAAGCAGCTTGCCCAGGCTGGCGGCTTCACCAACGTCTACGTGGGCTACGCCAGCAAGACGGCGAAATTCTCCGACCCGGCGGGCGTCCCGGCGGATTATGACCCGACCATACGCCCCTGGTACCAGCAGGTGGTGAGCACGGACGGCCCGGTTGTGACGGCGCCCTACGTTGATGCCGGGACCGGGAAGCTGGTGGTGACATTTGCCGTGCCAGTGAAGGAGAATGGCACTCTGAAAGCGGTGGTGGCGGGCGATGTCGCCATGGATAGCGTGGTGGCGAACGTGCGCGGTATCCACCCCACGCCTGCCAGCAGCGGGTTACTCCTGAACACCGACGGCACGGTGATTGCCGCCAACGAGCCGGCCCTGACGCTGAAGCCGTTTGCCGAGACGATCAAAGGCATCGACCTTGCAGCGCTGAAAAGTGGTAACCCGGTCGACGGAACGCTGAATGACGAGGAAAAAACCTTTATCGCCTCAGCCGTGCCGGGCACGAACTGGCTGCTGGTCGTCGCCCTCGATAGCAGCGACGCCACCTCCGGCATGCGTTCCCTGCTGAAAGCGTCGGCGATTTCGCTGGTGATCCTGGCATTCCTGAGCGGCGCTATTGTTCACGTCCTGATTGCACGCCTGCTGAAGCGTCTGTCCGACATTCGCGACGCGATGCACAGCATTGCCAACGGCACCAACGATCTTTCCCAGCGCCTGCCGGACAGCGGCGATGACGAAGTGGCGCAAATTGCACAGGCGTTTAACGCCTTCAGCGATAAGCTCTCGGTGGTGATGGCCCAGCTTCGCGACGCCAGCGCCTCGGTGAAAAACGCCGCGCAGGAGATTGCGGCAGGCAACCAGGATCTTTCCGGACGTACCGAGCAGGCCGCGTCCAGCCTTCGCGAAACCGCCAGCGCCGTGGAAGAGATAACCGCCTCCGTCACCCAGTCGAATGAATCGGCAGCAGAAGCCAACGACCAGGCAAGCCGGGCCTCTGCGGCCGCAGCGCGCGGCGGTGAAGTGGTCTCGCAGGCCATCAGCACCATGCAGTCCATCGAAGTGGCTTCTGCAAAAATTGGCGATATCACCAGTGTGATCGACGGCATCGCCTTCCAGACCAACATTCTGGCGCTGAACGCCTCCGTCGAGGCGGCACGTGCCGGTGAGCAGGGCCGCGGGTTCGCTGTGGTGGCCGGCGAAGTGCGGAACCTCGCCAGCCGCAGCGCCCAGGCGGCGAAAGAGATCAAATCGCTTATCGACTCTACCACAGACAGCGTGGCCACCGGCTCGCGCTACGTGCATCTGGCCGGGGAAAGCATGGATGAGATCCGATCCAGCATCGGCAGCGTCTCCGGCATCATGCGCGAAATATCTATTGCGACCAGCGAACAGATGAAAGGCATTCACGAGATCAACCACGCGGTAACCCACCTCGACCGGATGGTGCAGCAGAACGCCGAGCTGGTGGTGCAGTCCGCCGCGGCCGCCAGCGCATTGCAAAGCCAGGCGGGCGACCTTGCTGAAACCGCCGGTCATTTCCGCATTTAA
- a CDS encoding DUF1883 domain-containing protein: MALVKTSLKLFGGDTVVVRCSERCRIHLMSAKAQKQSQADILTVQDDKAWLTVPYTGTWDVLIDSHSQSLEHSVSYVAA, from the coding sequence ATGGCACTGGTGAAAACAAGTTTGAAACTGTTTGGCGGGGATACGGTGGTGGTGCGTTGCTCAGAGCGCTGTCGTATTCATCTGATGAGTGCGAAAGCACAGAAGCAGTCCCAGGCGGATATTCTGACCGTTCAGGATGATAAGGCCTGGCTAACCGTGCCGTATACCGGCACGTGGGATGTTCTGATCGACAGCCACAGCCAGTCGCTGGAACATTCGGTCAGTTACGTGGCAGCGTAA
- a CDS encoding gamma-glutamylcyclotransferase yields the protein MLTRDFLMKADCKTAFGAIEESLLWSAEQRAASLAATLACRPDDGPVWIFGYGSLMWNPALEFVESATGTLPGWHRAFCLRLTAGRGSACQPGRMLALKEGGRTTGVAYRLPDATLEEELTLLWKREMITGCYMPSWCKLELDDGRTVNALVFIMDPRHPLYEADTRTQVIAPLIAAASGPLGTNAQYLFSLDQELTRLGMQDDCLNELVVKVKALLEGNPLNSTLRPGFA from the coding sequence GTGTTAACGCGTGATTTCTTAATGAAGGCAGATTGTAAGACGGCATTTGGTGCTATTGAGGAATCGCTTCTCTGGTCAGCTGAACAACGTGCGGCGTCGCTCGCTGCCACGCTTGCCTGCCGCCCGGATGATGGCCCGGTATGGATTTTTGGCTACGGTTCACTGATGTGGAACCCGGCTCTCGAATTTGTTGAATCGGCAACGGGTACGTTGCCCGGCTGGCACCGCGCATTTTGCCTGCGCCTGACGGCCGGACGCGGCAGCGCCTGTCAGCCAGGGCGCATGCTTGCACTGAAAGAGGGCGGACGCACCACGGGCGTGGCGTATCGCCTGCCGGATGCCACGCTCGAAGAGGAGCTGACGCTGCTCTGGAAGCGCGAGATGATCACCGGCTGCTATATGCCGAGCTGGTGCAAGCTGGAGCTTGACGACGGACGCACCGTAAACGCGCTGGTGTTTATTATGGATCCGCGCCATCCGCTGTATGAGGCGGACACCCGCACGCAGGTGATTGCCCCGTTAATTGCCGCCGCCAGCGGGCCGCTCGGCACCAACGCGCAGTATCTCTTCTCCCTCGATCAGGAGCTGACCCGCCTCGGCATGCAGGACGATTGTCTGAATGAGCTGGTGGTAAAGGTGAAGGCGTTGCTGGAAGGGAACCCGCTCAACAGCACGCTGCGACCGGGTTTTGCCTGA
- the chaB gene encoding putative cation transport regulator ChaB, with protein sequence MPYKTKRELPDNVKNVLPEHAQDIYKEAFNSAWDQYKDKDDRRDDASREETAHKVAWAAVKHDYEKGDDDKWHKKK encoded by the coding sequence ATGCCATATAAAACGAAACGCGAATTACCCGATAACGTGAAAAACGTCCTGCCCGAACACGCCCAGGATATCTATAAAGAAGCATTTAACAGCGCATGGGATCAGTACAAAGATAAGGACGATCGGCGGGATGATGCCAGCCGGGAAGAGACGGCACACAAAGTCGCCTGGGCCGCAGTAAAACATGACTATGAGAAAGGAGACGATGATAAATGGCATAAAAAGAAATAG
- the chaA gene encoding sodium-potassium/proton antiporter ChaA yields the protein MTATHEAVKTRHKETSLIFPVLALAVLLFWGSSQSLPVVVGINILALVGILTSAFSVVRHADVLAHRLGEPYGSLILSLSVVILEVSLISALMATGDAAPTLMRDTLYSIIMIVTGGLVGFSLLLGGRKFATQYMNLFGIKQYLIALFPLAIIVLVFPMALPGANFSTGQALLVALISAAMYGVFLLIQTKTHQSLFVYEHEDDGDDDDPHHGKPSAHSSAWHTVWLIVHLIAVIAVTKMNANPLETLLTELNAPVAFTGFLVALLILSPEGLGALKAVLNNQVQRAMNLFFGSVLATISLTVPVVTLIAFMTGNDLQFALGAPEMIVMVASLLLCQISFSTGRTNVLNGAAHMALFVAYLMTIFA from the coding sequence ATGACAGCAACACACGAGGCGGTAAAGACCCGCCACAAGGAGACGTCACTCATTTTCCCGGTTCTGGCACTGGCTGTGCTGCTCTTCTGGGGAAGCAGTCAGTCACTGCCAGTGGTGGTTGGTATCAATATTCTTGCTCTGGTCGGCATCTTAACCAGCGCATTTAGCGTCGTTCGCCATGCGGACGTATTGGCCCACCGTCTGGGCGAGCCGTACGGCTCGTTAATTCTCAGCCTTTCTGTCGTTATTCTCGAAGTCAGCCTGATTTCCGCGCTCATGGCGACCGGCGATGCCGCCCCAACGCTGATGCGCGACACGCTCTACTCCATCATTATGATTGTGACGGGCGGCCTGGTGGGCTTCTCCCTTCTGCTGGGCGGACGCAAATTTGCGACCCAGTATATGAACCTGTTCGGTATTAAACAGTATCTGATTGCCCTCTTCCCGCTGGCCATTATCGTGCTGGTCTTTCCGATGGCGCTGCCGGGCGCGAATTTTTCTACCGGTCAGGCACTGCTGGTCGCGCTGATTTCCGCCGCCATGTACGGCGTGTTTCTGTTGATTCAAACCAAAACGCACCAGAGCCTGTTTGTGTACGAGCATGAAGATGACGGCGACGATGATGACCCGCACCACGGTAAGCCGTCGGCCCACAGCAGCGCGTGGCATACGGTTTGGCTGATCGTGCATCTGATCGCGGTTATCGCGGTCACCAAGATGAACGCCAACCCGCTGGAGACGCTGTTAACCGAGCTGAACGCCCCGGTGGCCTTTACCGGTTTCCTGGTGGCGCTGCTGATCCTGTCCCCTGAGGGTCTGGGCGCGCTCAAGGCGGTGCTGAACAATCAGGTGCAGCGCGCAATGAACCTGTTCTTCGGCTCCGTGCTGGCGACCATTTCCCTCACCGTACCGGTGGTGACGCTGATTGCCTTTATGACGGGTAACGATCTGCAGTTTGCGCTGGGCGCGCCGGAGATGATTGTGATGGTGGCCTCGCTGCTGCTGTGCCAGATTTCATTCTCCACTGGCCGCACCAATGTGCTGAACGGCGCAGCGCATATGGCGCTGTTTGTAGCGTATTTGATGACGATTTTTGCGTAG
- the kdsA gene encoding 3-deoxy-8-phosphooctulonate synthase, whose translation MKQKVVSIGDINVANDLPFVLFGGMNVLESRDLAMRICEHYVTVTQKLGIPYVFKASFDKANRSSINSYRGPGLEEGMKIFQELKQTFGVKVITDVHESWQAQPVADVVDVIQLPAFLARQTDLVAAMAKTGAVINVKKPQFVSPGQMGNIVDKFIEGGNDKIILCDRGANFGYDNLVVDMLGFSVMKNVSNQSPVIFDVTHALQCRDPFGAASGGRRAQVTELARAGMATGLAGLFIEAHPDPANAKCDGPSALPLDKLEPFLKQIKAIDDLVKSFDELDTSN comes from the coding sequence ATGAAACAAAAAGTGGTTAGCATTGGTGATATCAACGTGGCAAACGACCTGCCGTTCGTGCTGTTTGGCGGTATGAACGTGCTGGAATCCCGCGATCTCGCCATGCGTATCTGCGAGCACTACGTGACCGTGACCCAGAAGCTGGGCATTCCGTACGTGTTTAAAGCCTCTTTTGACAAAGCCAACCGCTCCTCCATCAACTCTTACCGCGGCCCGGGCCTGGAAGAGGGGATGAAAATTTTCCAGGAGCTGAAGCAGACGTTTGGCGTGAAAGTGATCACCGACGTGCATGAGTCCTGGCAGGCGCAGCCTGTGGCAGACGTGGTAGACGTGATTCAGCTTCCGGCGTTCCTGGCTCGCCAGACCGACCTGGTTGCCGCAATGGCGAAAACCGGTGCCGTGATCAACGTGAAAAAACCGCAGTTTGTGAGCCCAGGCCAGATGGGCAATATCGTTGATAAGTTTATCGAAGGCGGTAACGACAAAATTATTCTGTGCGATCGTGGCGCTAACTTCGGTTACGACAACCTGGTTGTGGACATGCTGGGCTTCAGCGTGATGAAAAACGTCTCTAACCAGTCCCCTGTGATCTTCGACGTGACCCACGCGCTGCAGTGCCGCGACCCGTTTGGCGCCGCGTCCGGCGGTCGTCGTGCCCAGGTGACCGAGCTGGCGCGTGCCGGTATGGCGACCGGTCTGGCGGGTCTGTTCATTGAAGCGCACCCGGATCCGGCTAACGCGAAATGCGATGGTCCTTCCGCGCTGCCGCTGGATAAGCTGGAGCCGTTCCTGAAGCAGATCAAAGCGATTGACGATCTGGTGAAGAGCTTCGACGAGCTGGATACCAGCAACTAA
- a CDS encoding tetratricopeptide repeat-containing protein: MKSLADFEFNKVPLCDGMILISEMIRDDFTSQYVYDELENLVSLAREEINQARPQDWQLEKLLELFYGEWGFCDTRGVYRLSDALWLDQVLKNRQGSAVALGSILLWVAHRLDIPLVPVIFPTQMILRAEWLDGEMWLINPFNGDTLDEHTLDVWLKGNISPVAELFNEDLDEADNAEVIRKLLDTLKSALMEERQMELALRASEVLLQFNPEDPYEIRDRGLIYAQLDCEHVALNDLSYFVEQCPEDPISEMIRAQINAISHKQITLH; the protein is encoded by the coding sequence ATGAAGTCCTTAGCCGATTTCGAATTTAATAAAGTGCCGCTTTGCGATGGCATGATCCTGATTTCGGAGATGATACGCGACGATTTTACGTCGCAGTACGTCTACGATGAGCTGGAGAATCTGGTCAGCCTGGCGCGTGAAGAGATCAATCAGGCGCGCCCGCAGGACTGGCAATTAGAGAAGCTTCTGGAACTTTTCTACGGCGAATGGGGTTTCTGCGACACGCGTGGCGTGTATCGCCTGTCTGACGCATTATGGCTGGACCAGGTCTTAAAAAATCGTCAGGGCAGCGCTGTTGCGCTGGGCTCTATTTTGCTGTGGGTTGCGCACCGGCTGGATATTCCGCTGGTGCCGGTCATTTTTCCGACGCAGATGATCCTGCGTGCGGAGTGGCTGGACGGTGAGATGTGGCTCATTAATCCGTTTAATGGCGACACGCTTGATGAGCATACGCTGGACGTCTGGCTGAAGGGCAACATCAGCCCGGTGGCCGAGCTCTTTAACGAAGATCTCGACGAAGCCGACAACGCCGAAGTCATCCGCAAGCTGCTGGATACGCTGAAGTCAGCGCTGATGGAAGAGCGTCAGATGGAGCTGGCCTTGCGTGCCAGCGAAGTGCTGCTGCAGTTTAATCCGGAAGATCCGTACGAAATACGCGACCGCGGGCTTATCTATGCCCAGCTCGACTGCGAGCACGTGGCGCTGAACGATCTGAGCTATTTCGTCGAACAGTGCCCGGAAGATCCGATTAGCGAAATGATTCGCGCGCAGATCAACGCGATCTCGCACAAACAAATTACACTGCATTAA